The Magnolia sinica isolate HGM2019 chromosome 10, MsV1, whole genome shotgun sequence genome includes a window with the following:
- the LOC131258224 gene encoding uncharacterized protein LOC131258224 isoform X6: MEGYAQDMETTISCAMRARIRDFNDQGHSLTLAKVRRSLEKDMGLKKFTLDAHKRFIKQCLHECFSELDDENLSKNMGKNSELVVHSEETERDKSEKIPSEETIKKAIKKRASYFRDNSETITLSGARRLLEEDLKLEKNALDAYKSFISKQLDEVLQSPEVVESMNGFKKKGPKKASDSNVRGGSSKGSGRVSRRDGSSDSSDISSSGEEGAEEQRVKQKKQAVKKVAARNIERQKKRKRSTKERKPSCNEKNNPVKSAAEKGSDTDEGGNSSEDGKSQSSAEEPVKKKREISTQVHGKRVEHLKSIIKACRLSIPPPVYKRAKQAPENKREAHFIKELEEILGKEGLSSNPSEKEIKEVRKQKERAKQGIDMSNIVSSSRRRSTSNFIIPPPKPRLAVEKNDGGGRDDEEDTDDEESESEGASEEIKHVKKQKKRAKLGIDMSNIVSSSRRRSTSNFIIPPPQPSLAVEKNGGGVGGGGGDDDDEEDTDDEESESEGACEGLMLHAGASLTSAQQSNTRELVEFNQVGQLVGENAASFSTFLGQLTRTHCPIRYADWRSVPGAVKDNIWSMIRGVYEIDEKHKEKVLQKVNKSLRNWKCDLRKHYDKFDQVAERKRNCPMGVKQEEWDSFVDVESMEQSISRREKGKASRKEMKRPHTTGRRGAARTAEKMQKENPDTIITRTDLYVATHTRSDGSYPTRELSVTMERIKSIIANDPASTQRDLDHDPVAQVCGRDSKGLVRGLGEGVSKTTIMASSPYMEEARTERSARMSLESKMEATMTDMLKRLDEEKAFRMSLEQQLADIRQQIACQGQQVHCSPDRTASQAYHKSGDASSLQDDSTPSPRTVQICRFLVGD; the protein is encoded by the exons ATGGAAGGATATGCGCAGGATATGGAAACCACGATATCGTGCGCCATGCGCGCACGCATCAGAGATTTCAATGACCAGGGCCA ttcattgactcttgcaaaGGTTAGAAGGTCATTAGAAAAGGACATGGGATTGAAGAAATTTACATTGGATGCCCATAAGAGATTCATCAAGCAATGCTTGCATGAG TGCTTCAGTGAACTTGATGATGAGAATCTCTCGAAGAACATGGGGAAGAATTCAGAGCTAGTCGTTCATTCAGAGGAAACTGAAAGGGACAAATCTGAAAAAATTCCAAGTGAAGAGACAATTAAGAAGGCTATTAAAAAGAGAGCTTCTTATTTCAGAGATAATTCTGA GACAATTACTTTGTCAGGAGCTCGTCGACTTTTAGAGGAAGATCTCAAGCTTGAGAAAAATGCTCTTGATGCCTATAAAAGTTTCATAAGCAAGCAGCTTGATGAG GTTCTGCAATCTCCTGAGGTTGTTGAATCCATGAATGGGTTTAAGAAAAAAGGTCCAAAGAAAGCCTCCGATAGCAATGTTAGAGGTGGAAGTAGCAAGGGCTCTGGAAGAGTCAGTAGAAGAGACGGCAGTTCAGATTCCTCAGACATAAGTTCCAGTGGTGAGGAGGGTGCTGAGGAACAACGGGTCAAACAAAAAAAGCAAGCTGTGAAAAAAGTAGCAGCGAGGAATATTGAAAGACAGAAGAAGCGCAAAAGATCTACAAAAGAAAGAAAGCCATCTTGCAATGAGAAGAACAATCCAGTGAAGTCAGCAGCAGAGAAAGGCAGCGATACTGACGAAGGTGGAAATTCCTCTGAAGATGGTAAATCTCAATCATCTGCTGAAGAGCCTGTCAAG aagaaaagagaaatttcCACTCAGGTTCATGGAAAACGTGTAGAACACCTAAAGTCAATAATCAAAGCTTGCAGGTTGAG TATCCCCCCACCAGTTTACAAGAGGGCCAAGCAGGCTCCTGAGAATAAACGTGAGGCGCATTTTATAAAGGAGTTGGAGGAGATTCTTGGGAAGGAGGGGTTGTCTTCAAATCCTTCTGAAAAAG AAATCAAAGAGGTCAGGAAGCAGAAGGAAAGAGCAAAGCAGGGCATTGACATGAGTAACATTGTATCAAGTTCTCGCCGAAGGTCCACATCCAATTTCATTATTCCTCCCCCAAAGCCCAGGTTAGCAGTTGAAAAAAATGATGGTGGTGGTCGTGATGATGAGGAAGATACTGATGATGAAGAGAGTGAAAGCGAAGGCGCAAGTGAAG AAATCAAACATGTCAAGAAGCAGAAGAAAAGAGCGAAGCTGGGCATTGACATGAGTAACATTGTCTCAAGTTCTCGCCGAAGGTCCACGTCCAATTTCATTATTCCTCCCCCACAGCCCAGCTTGGCAGTTGAAAAAAatggtggtggtgttggtggtggtggtggtgatgatgatgacgagGAAGATACTGATGATGAAGAGAGTGAAAGCGAAGGTGCGTGTGAAG GACTTATGTTGCATGCAGGAGCTTCTTTGACTTCTGCCCAACAAAGCAACACAAGGGAGTTAGTTGAATTCAATCAAGTTGGGCAGCTGGTTGGGGAAAACGCAGCTTCATTCTCCACGTTTTTAGGGCAACTGACCAGGACACACTGTCCAATTAGGTACGCTGATTGGCGCAGTGTACCTGGTGCAGTTAAGGATAATATATGGTCTATGATTAGG GGTGTATACGAGATCGATGAGAAGCACAAAGAGAAGGTCCTTCAAAAAGTAAACAAATCCCTGAGGAACTGGAAGTGCGATTTGAGAAAGCATTATGATAAGTTTGATCAAGTTGCCGAGAGAAAAAGAAATTGTCCCATGGGTGTGAAACAAGAAGAGTGGGACAGTTTCGTTGATGTAGAGTCCATGGAACAATCAATCAGTCGTCGTGAAAAGGGTAAGGCTTCCAGAAAAGAGATGAAACGCCCTCACACAACTGGTAGAAGAGGAGCTGCTAGGACGGCAGAGAAAATG CAAAAGGAAAATCCAGATACTATCATCACCAGAACAGACTTGTATGTGGCCACCCATACTAGATCTGATGGGTCTTACCCAACACGAGAGCTGAGCGTTACAATG GAAAGAATAAAATCAATAATTGCCAATGACCCTGCTAGTACACAGAGGGATTTAGACCACGACCCAGTTGCACAG GTTTGTGGTCGTGATAGCAAGGGACTTGTTAGGGGCCTAGGTGAGGGTGTTTCTAAGACCACCATTATGGCTTCCTCTCCCTACATGGAAGAAGCTCGAACGGAGAGGAGTGCACGTATGTCCCTCGAGTCCAAAATGGAAGCAACAATGACTGATATGCTAAAGAGATTGGACGAGGAAAAGGCATTTCGTATGAGCTTGGAGCAACAGTTGGCTGACATTAGGCAGCAGATTGCTTGTCAAGGTCAACAAGTGCACTGCTCCCCCGACAG